One window of the Polypterus senegalus isolate Bchr_013 chromosome 18, ASM1683550v1, whole genome shotgun sequence genome contains the following:
- the LOC120519059 gene encoding pleckstrin homology domain-containing family A member 3-like, whose product MEGVLHKWTNYIVGWQPRWFILDNGILSSIKMSVCEIKVHPTDNSRMELIIPGEQHFYVKAVNAAERQRWLVALGSSKACLTDTRAKKEKEISETRESLKMKMFELRLYCDLLMQQVHTIQESVLQETKHSSPSIENMNEASSLLSATCETFITTLEECMKIANSKFKPEMFQLSHPDPVVPPVSPSPVQMVRMKHSISHPGAYSFERTSLMPKDSTSSLQRSSQRRTRTYSDTESHGDSCTEDVERSMQEWSLRLNLTHTGNLTWPGNGED is encoded by the coding sequence ATGGAAGGAGTGCTGCACAAATGGACCAACTACATTGTTGGCTGGCAGCCCCGCTGGTTCATATTGGACAACGGCATACTTTCAAGCATAAAGATGTCCGTGTGTGAAATCAAAGTTCACCCTACAGATAATAGCAGGATGGAGCTCATCATCCCAGGCGAGCAGCATTTCTACGTGAAGGCAGTCAACGCTGCGGAGAGACAAAGGTGGTTAGTGGCCCTTGGGAGCTCAAAAGCGTGCCTCACCGATAcgagagcaaaaaaagaaaaagagataagTGAGACCAGAGAGTCTCTGAAAATGAAGATGTTTGAACTGCGGCTCTACTGTGATCTACTAATGCAACAAGTTCACACGATCCAGGAATCGGTCCTTCAAGAAACAAAGCACTCGTCACCTAGCATCGAGAACATGAATGAAGCTTCCTCTCTCTTGAGTGCCACATGTGAGACTTTTATTACGACGCTTGAGGAGTGCATGAAGATTGCCAATTCCAAATTCAAGCCTGAGATGTTCCAGTTATCCCACCCTGACCCTGTTGTGCCCCCAGTTTCTCCATCACCTGTACAGATGGTTCGGATGAAACATTCCATCAGCCATCCTGGTGCCTACAGCTTTGAAAGGACCAGCCTCATGCCAAAGGACTCAACTTCTTCATTACAGCGCTCCTCTCAGCGACGAACAAGAACATATTCAGACACAGAATCTCACGGTGATAGCTGCACAGAAGATGTGGAGAGGAGTATGCAGGAGTGGAGCCTGCGGCTTAATTTGACTCACACGGGAAACCTCACCTGGCCCGGaaacggagaggattga
- the dact1 gene encoding dapper homolog 1 isoform X2: protein MQLQDLDRQISELRLDSEKPSDHIEADSRPSSGFYELSDGASGSLSNSSNSVFSECLSSCHSSTCFCSPLEASLSIPDGQPKCADDLMVWTECADGHCQDQHLGTGRRSASVPVVDGSSDVQIKYQCDLISRNGIDVYRYPSPLHAVAVQSPMFFQSLVGHFRDEALQLRGNDSAKGDPTAVLQSPFSPPTKRLESYILGLLQKRAQPMRTNKPRTSINADPAKGILRQGSVCAKQATGGPQVKAARTNCTRTADCGVQASPGKQWLAEANVELRHPAACPCPPDQRGASGSLPKKRAPGVTKGLPLGGTGEVSQTHVLASPKDTVRRHSAKAEENKGTASPKKGLMLPAVDERPILELRSEGSSSQSLEEGSRHMVSAHYVPAQKQVVKLRKGLRAVKVVKTRSATGRGKAQANVAPEASREKSRTANVKYRLPSEAPKKSSSKTKRNGSSPNDGGPPVRHSKHAGHSRDVVLTKPRYKRSDYRRYKTLGDSSYDEALRRARRRHKREAAGQLSTLYVPSKLPYRSPYAYTGSDSEYSAECASLFHSTVLDTSEDEQSNYTTNRFGDSESSVDEADFVRDSSSSGDSEESGGLVWPQFGQAPTGPPQAEAFVKIKASHNLKKKILRFRSGSLKLMTTV from the exons GTTTTTACGAGCTGAGCGACGGGGCCTCTGGCTCGCTCTCCAACTCCTCCAACTCGGTTTTCAgcgagtgtttgtccagttgccACTCCAGCACCTGTTTCTGCAGCCCTTTGGAGGCATCCCTGAGCATTCCAGATGGTCAGCCTAAGTGTGCAG ATGACCTCATGGTTTGGACGGAGTGTGCCGACGGGCACTGCCAAGATCAACACTTGGGCACAGGTAGGCGCTCTGCCTCTGTCCCCGTCGTTGACGGGTCATCCGATGTCCAAATCAAGTACCAGTGTGACCTGATTTCACGAAACGGGATTGACGTCTATCGTTACCCAAGTCCGCTTCATGCCGTGGCTGTGCAGAGCCCCATGTTCTTCCAGTCGCTCGTTGGCCACTTCAGAGATGAAGCCCTCCAGCTGAGAGGCAATGATTCGGCCAAGGGTGACCCGACGGCAGTGCTTCAGAGCCCCTTTTCGCCACCCACCAAGCGCCTGGAATCTTACATCCTTGGACTCCTACAGAAGCGGGCACAGCCCATGAGGACTAACAAGCCCAGGACGAGCATCAACGCCGACCCTGCCAAGGGCATCCTGAGACAAGGGAGTGTTTGTGCCAAGCAGGCGACCGGTGGCCCTCAAGTCAAAGCTGCCAGGACAAACTGCACGAGGACAGCCGATTGCGGAGTGCAAGCATCTCCTGGCAAGCAGTGGCTGGCTGAAGCCAATGTGGAGTTGAGACACCCTGCTGCCTGCCCATGTCCCCCTGACCAGCGTGGGGCTAGCGGCAGCCTTCCAAAGAAGAGAGCGCCAGGGGTCACTAAGGGTCTTCCACTCGGAGGCACCGGTGAGGTGAGCCAAACCCACGTGCTCGCCTCGCCCAAAGACACGGTGCGGAGGCATTCTGCcaaggctgaagaaaacaaagggACCGCGTCCCCCAAGAAGGGCCTCATGCTGCCCGCCGTGGATGAACGGCCCATTCTAGAGCTGAGGAGCGAGGGGTCGTCCTCTCAAAGTCTCGAGGAGGGCAGCAGACATATGGTGAGTGCCCACTATGTCCCTGCCCAGAAGCAAGTGGTGAAGCTCCGAAAGGGCCTCAGAGCGGTGAAGGTCGTGAAGACAAGAAGTGCTACTGGCAGAGGCAAAGCGCAGGCCAACGTGGCGCCCGAAGCGAGTCGGGAGAAGTCAAGGACGGCCAACGTAAAGTATCGCCTCCCAAGTGAGGCTCCCAAAAAATCCTCGAGTAAGACGAAGAGAAATGGCAGCTCCCCGAATGATGGTGGCCCACCGGTCCGGCACTCTAAGCATGCCGGGCACAGCCGGGACGTTGTACTGACCAAGCCGAGGTACAAGAGGAGCGACTACCGGCGGTACAAGACCCTGGGCGACAGCTCGTATGACGAGGCCCTGCGGCGGGCCAGGAGGCGGCACAAGAGGGAGGCGGCAGGGCAGCTGTCCACCCTCTACGTGCCATCCAAGCTCCCGTACCGGAGCCCCTACGCGTACACGGGCAGCGACTCTGAGTACTCGGCCGAGTGCGCCTCGCTCTTCCACTCCACCGTGCTGGACACCAGCGAGGACGAGCAGAGCAACTACACGACCAACCGCTTCGGCGACAGCGAGTCGAGCGTGGACGAGGCAGACTTCGTCCGGGACAGCAGCAGCTCGGGCGACTCGGAGGAAAGCGGGGGGCTCGTCTGGCCGCAGTTTGGCCAGGCGCCCACTGGCCCCCCGCAGGCAGAGGCCTTCGTGAAAATCAAGGCCTCTCATAACCTGAAGAAGAAGATCCTCCGCTTCCGCTCGGGATCCTTAAAGTTGATGACCACCGTGTGA